AGATGAAAAATCAAAATAGATTCTTGAATCCTTCATCTCTCCACTCAGTAAAGTTTTGTCCATATTTAATGGGCCCGAAGTCAAGCTTAAAAAACCAAATTCCAAATTGAGACTTTCAGGGTTTGAAATCAAATCCAATCCCAAGCTATCTATTTCCGAACCGGCATAGTCTATAAATGGGAAGTCCATCTTAGCTGTCAAAGAATCCGAATCCTGAAAATATGCCAGTTGTATCCTACCAGAATCAAGTTGCTCCAAACCCTGTAACAGGAATTCATTCAGTAAAGGATCTTCATAAATAGAAAAATCCATGTCCATGACAATACTGCTATCCAAGGCTACCTGCGTGGAATCTTCTTGACCTAAATATTTCAAGAAATGGTTCGATAAGGCTTGCGACAATGCTGAAGGGTTGGTATTGGTTTTTAAGTATCCATCAGCCAATTTGCTTTTTAAAGTCACACTTGTAGAATCAGGTTTGATCATGGCCTGAATATCTGTTACGCCAATTGGGAAGGTTTTGTCTTCATATAAGACCAGTCCATCATGTAGCGAAACATCAACGGTAAAATCTTCTGGGTTTCCTTCAAAATTGACATCAAGAACCAACTTAGCTCGAGATTCTTTAGCAGAAAATCCAAGCTGTTGGAAATCCGCTCCTTTTAGGTCTAAGTTTAGTTTGACAATGGAATTAGTAGTGTCAAGATCTAAGAAGCTGATCAAGTCAAATTTTAAATATTCGGAATCGAGGTTTAGGTTAATATCACCTTTGCCTTGATTGAGTTCTCCATCTAGCTGAAGTCCTGAATAATCAGATCCATATAATTTTAACTTTTCAAAATTTGAGCTCAAGCTCGCGTTTAAATCATTAATATTATTTCCACTTCCTTTTGCTTTTAGACCAAGGGATAAGGTGTCTAAATCAGGGTTTTGAAGAATAGTGCCAAGCTGAAGCTCATTCAGCTGAAGGTCTAGGTCAAAGGCAATCTGATCGGTATTTTGGTAGTTCGCAGCAAGCGTAACATTACCAAGGTCAGTCATCAAATCAAGATCAGCGAGGATGTCAGCTAAACTTCCCTTTGCTTTTGCTTTAAGTTCTATTTCATTAGGATATTGGATGCCAAAATCTGATTCATTTGCAAACCGATTGATCGTCTCCCGATTACTTTTTAAGTGAATTTCAGGAAGATCAAAGTACAATGAATCCGTGTTCATTACATTTGAAACATTTCCTCTGGCACTCGCACTGGATTCTCCCCAATTGGCAATAAACTTAGGAATCTCTATTTCCGAGAGATTTCCGCTAAGGACCAATTCCCCTTGCAAGGGATTTCTTGCTATTTCCTGAATCAGTGTGTCTCTCGCTAATTCTGGAGCAAAGAAATACCCATCTCTGAGGTCTAAGGAATATTCATTTACATCCAATGCAAGATTCGATTGATCTGGCTTGTTGATGAGGTTTTGGATAGATGAATAGCTGATTTCTGAGTTTAAATTCAGTTTACTTCTGTTGGTTTCAATTAAGAATTTTGAAATGGATAGAGCTTTCTGGTCTATTTCTAAATCAAGGTTTAAATCCTTCAATTCAAACCCACTTCCTTCCTGTAATTGAAACTTCTCAATTAGGAGTTTGGCTGAACTTTCATCTAAACTGATGTCTGAACCCTCTAAATTAAGTTGATTTAGGAGGATGACCTCCGGGTTAAACTCTCCCTTTTTACTTGGGAGATCTACTGTTTTATATTCTAGGTTGTTTTCCGAAAGTGTAATCTTGCTCAAATTCACTTTCCAGTCAGGCCAAGCAAATTCCTCCGTTTCTAAACTTGCTGAAGTATTTTCTTGAGTTGCAGGAGATGGAGAGAAATCATGGTAAAGGATGGAGGATTCTGCTAACGAAACCTCATTGATCTCAACTATCTGTTGAGCAAGATCCAGTTTTGGCATTCCAATACTGAAAGCTTGGATGAAAACATCCGCTTGCTGCTGATCCACTTGGTTTTCGTAGTTAAGATTGATGTTGTTTAGAGTTAATTCATCCAACTTGATTAAAGGCATGATAGATTCCTCTTCTGTTTCTTCAGATTCAGCAAGTGGTTTTGTTTGTATGTATTTTATTTCTGTGTCAGAAAGTAGCACTGACCCAATACCAAATTCATATTTATTCAGATCCAATTCGGGGATTGCCAGCTCAAAGTCTCCCAATAAAATGGAGGCTTCTATTCCCAAAACCTCATCCTTAAATTGAATGTCAAAATTCCGCAGTGAGATAGGTGAAAGAGTGATGTCCAATTGGGGAGATTCTTCCTCAGGTGGGGTCTCAGCTACCTCTTCCTCTCCAGAGGAAAAAGCATCAATAATGAATTGAAAATTATAGACACCGCTTTCTTCAGGTCTTTTTACTCTTACTTTAAGCCCGTCCCATTCAAAATTACTGACATGAATTGCTCCGTTTTTGATTAGAGGAACAAAGGCAATTCCAGCTTCAAGTTCCCTAGAATAGGCAAGGGTGTCTCCATTTACATCAGAAATGTAAAAGTTGTCTAAATATATATTTCCGGAAAAAGTGATGAAAAGTCTTTCAATTTCAACATCTGCTCCTGTTTTGTCCTCAAGAAAAGTTACTGCTTTATCCACAATGATCCCCTGACCCCATGGGCTTCTAATAAAAAGGATCAGGGCGAGAATCAATACCAAAAGGCTTGCAATCGCGTACCCAAAGATCTTTAAAAATTTTAGGAGTAATCGTTTGATAATAACCGGTTAAAGAATATGCCTAAAGCGAATTTTTGAACATTACCTATTAGACCAAGAAACAAGCCAGAATGTTCCCTGTATTTATGAAAGATTTAACTTTCTAAAGATAATAAAGACTTATGGAGAAAATCACCCCAATTAAAGGCTTAGGATTCAAAGAGGTAGATGAGCTAACGATTTAGCCTGTTTTCGGTTATTATTTTAAATTTTTAAGATGTTTTCACGGATAACTAGTGAATTATAGTCTGGATCTCTAAAAAAGAAGAACTTATCTTCATAGCCTAAATCTGATGTATTTGAAAGTATATAGCTCCCCTCGATTTCATCAATTACCACTTGATTTTTTTGAAAGAGTGTCAGAGTTGCTTCTATATCCTTCACAAGAAAACTTGGCACTGTTCCATTTGAAGGTAGTGGGTTAAAGGGTGCATCAATATCTTTATATAAACCTAAAATTATTTTGCTTCCATCTTCACATGCAAGGTTCATTTGTAGATAAGGTATTTCATCTGGGGCCTTTATTATCGAGTATTTAGGGTCCAATTGAAACCCAAGGATCTTTTCGTAAAAATCCCTGGATTTCGAAAGATCACTTACCGATAATTTTGTAATTAATTGGTCGGTGATAAACTTCATGGATTAAGAATTTTGGTTCAAAATGGAGATTTCCATACTCGACAAATCCTCATTGGTGACAAACTCAAAGCTTGGCCCAGCCACATAAGTTGGGTCATTTGGATAAGGGGTTGCAAGTAATTTTCCCGCATAAAGCCTGAGAGAAAACATTAATCCCATAGCTTCATTTATTTGTTCCGTTTGCCCATTAAATGTCAAATGAAGACTATTCAGAAGACAGGTGTAGGTGAAGTTAAAAAGCTTGCTGTATTGATATGCTAAAGAGTCCTTCGGCAAATCAGCCATTTTTGGGTTAGGGTACATATTTGGGATACCATCCTCCTTTAAAGGGATGGGATCTCCTGAATAGGAATAACCTGATTGTGTATTAGGATCTTTTACCAATGTTTTTCCATTATAGATTTCTTCAAATCGATAATAGTGAGCTGGTTCTCCCTCTTCGGTATCTATTGGATCGACAAATGGATCTGTAGAGGTCCCTTCTCCTTGATCTACTATGATATCTATTGCATTGAATGCAGAGGTTTCGTCATGGATAGGAAATAATAATTTTTCAGGGAAAAACTTAGCATAGGTAAGTTGATGAGATGACTTTCCTGTAAAAATTGTCTTTCCATTTTTTTTAGCTTCTCCTTCAAGGGAAGAAATTTTTTCTTTAATCTTTTGATAAAATTGCCCTATGGTCATAGAGTCTTCAACCTTGCTCAAAGTTTCTATGTGGATTGGGCTTTCTGGTTCCTCAATGGACATAAAAACATTTTTGATTAGGGGAAGTGAAAATTTCTCCAAAGGAACTATCAGTCCTGTATCGACTCCACCGGGTAGATGTCCGGGATATTTTGGGACAAAATCTGGCGTATTCAGTGCTGGAGATCCTCCTACTGCATTTAAGAGATTACAAGCGATAGAGAGGTGCAGCATTTCCTCGCCAACAACCGAACCTATAAGATTTGAGATCTGATCATTCCCAGTATTTGCTAAAGTAAAATTAGCGGTCAAGTAAGGAGGGATTGTAGAATGTTCCAGCTCAATAGCTGTTTGTATCGCTGATCGAAGATCTTCGATGGTATCTATTTGTATGTTTTTTAGAAAAATCATGTCTTATAGTTTTTTAAAAGTGATGGAATCTTTTGTTCCTTTTTCAGCTAAAACTGAATTTAAATAGTTGATAATCATTGCTGATTTATCTCTTGAGAGATCTCTAGTGGCGGGCATGTAGTTTGGGTCTTCCCTGTCTTTACTAAAAACAAATTTTAGGATTTCCGCATTTTGATCTACCACTTTTTGGTCAGCTAGATTAAAAATTCCTTTTGACATCAAAGGATATAAATTGGAGTACTGCAACATGATCGGGTAAATATCCTCCCAAGATGGATTGTTTATTTTTTCTTGATCTACCGAATCAAAAACAAGGAAACTTATAAAGTTATTTGGGTTGCAATCTGAAAAGTAGCCATCGCTAAAGTTATAGGCAATACCATAAACCTGACCATCGATGTACTTTCTTGGGTTACCAGGGTCATTTGCTTTCACTTTTATGGTTGCTTTTCCATCAGTATCGGAAAGCGTGGTGTTGGGGAATTCTAGAGTGGTTTTAGGAACCCCGACGACAGGTGGAGTAGGGCCAAAATTACTGGCAATAAGTCTGAAATCTATGCTTTTGTTTGGGATGGGTTTCCCGAGATGTGTACAATAAAATTCTAGTTCACAATCTTCGTTCGGATTTAAGTAAAACACAAATTTATCCGCACATACGTAATTGATAGTCTCTGAAAGAATTACCTCTTGTTCAGCATTTAAGATGACAATAGGATGGTTTTCTACTAAGGAGGTTTTGTCGTTTAATGGCAGAACTGAAATTCCAGCTTTTCCATCATACCAATCAGAGGCAGAAATATCGATTTCTCCTATTGAAACTAAATCGCTTGAACCATCCACTCCTTTATCCACCATCAGTTGAAGTGGCATGGAGTGTTTCAAAGTGCCATTTGAATTGATAGGGAAAGAATTAGCAAGATCAATAGTGACTTGATTTAGTTTTTTATCCAAGATGGCATTTGCATAATTAATTGTTGAGGACTGAGGAGCTAGTGGCCTTCCTATGGTGAAGAATGTAGGGTCGTTTTCAAAGCAAGGGCCGATAGAACCCACAATTCTACCGATGGTAAAAGCGGGAGATGTTTTGTCCATATCATATAAATCAGTTGTAAACTGTATGGACAGATTCTCTTTGCTTACAGAATACAACTCTTTCAAATACCTAGAACTGCAATTGTCTATGTTCCAAGAAATGTTTTTTAGAGTCGATTGGAAAATCGCAGCTGCTCGGGTATCTCCGCCTAAATCTGGAGCTCTTGCCATCCAAATATTAGTAAAGGATGAAACCGTGTAGTCTGAATTGATGATTTCCTTTTCTCCATCCACCAAGCGAACCACCAAGCCCCAAAGTGCAGATACCATTTGTTGCTGTGGATCTAAATCCACGATTTTACCTGCTACTTTTTTGTTAGAGTCCATTATTGTCATCCCGATGACTGGATCTTCTTTTGGGTCCGATGTGCTTGTGCCGTCAAGGTAAGTGACACTTTTTACCTTACAGCTTAAAAAGCGCCAACTTCCAGTCCCTTCTGGGTTCCACCATCCGTTTGTTGCACCGCTTCCCCATTCTTGAAAATTGGGTTGAAAGGTGTCGTTGTTAAAATGTGTCGGATCATTGTTGACCGTAGAAGGATCTGCCTGAAACTGCCCCGAAAAAGTCAATCGGGGAGAATTTAAATAAGACATAAAAGATTAATTTAAAAGTGATACTAAATGAAAAATCTTATAGAAAGTTAGCCTAAAAACCTTGAAAAAACTAAGTTTTACTTCTTGTTAAAGCGTCTAAATAGTTAGAAAACAATGAGTTGCTTTTTTTATGTTATATAAACAGAATTTAAGTCTTCAAATGGAAATTGTAATGAATTTCATTTTCTAGTAGAAGTGAAAGAAACCAATAAATTTATTAGAAAAGGCAACAATTAATCTGACCATTAAAATCTAATGGGAGGAATATTAATTTCCTCCCTTGTAGGTTTTCATGTATTCAGCCATCTCCTCGGGAGTCATTTTTTCCTCTGAACCGGGAGTTAATTCTATCGCTTCCTGAATAGCTTTATCTGCACGATCAATAAATTGTTTGCTTTTACCTTTTTCCTTGATCAAATCAAATGCATCGTATAAATCCCCCTTGGCTGTATAGGCACCATAGCTAAGACGGTTTCCTTCAATTGTAATCAATTGATAGAGTTGGGTGTTTGATGCAGCTCGGTCCATCCATTTGTCAAAAGTCAGATTATACATTTTTGGACCACTTACAGAGACAACATAGACGGGGCCTTGGCTTTCTGGGTCTTGGTTTCCTACTCCGGAAGATAGGTTTCGGCCTCTTCCATACGAGTGATCATGTCCTTGTAAGACTAAGTCTACTTTAAATTTGTCAAATATTGGCTTAAATGCTTCTCTGAATTCTTTGTTATCCCTTCCTGTTCCTGAGGAATAAATAGGGTGGTGAAAAGTAATGACGGTCCATTTTTGGGTGTTTTCAGTCAATACCTTTTCCAACCAAACTCTCTGAATTTCCATGGATTCTTCATCTGAAACAATTTCTTGAGAGTTCAATGAAATAATTCTCAAATCTGAATAATCGATGTAATACACTGATTCTTCGAAGCCTTCAGGTCCATTTTCAGGAAGGGTGAATTGCTTTTGCCAGTGATAATCCAATACCAATGATCCATCCTCGTCTCGATCGTATTCATGGTTGCCGGGTGTGCTGATGCTGGGGATCATCGCATTGATAAAGCTACCTGCATAATTCCACTCCCCCCATTCTGAGTCCGATTGGGTTCTATTGATTAGGTCGCCGGCATGAAGCATAAAAGCTGCTTTAGGCAGATTTGAATATGCCTGTCTTATGATTCGCGACCACTGTGACTTTAAGTTGTTTTGAGCATCACCAAAGTAAACAAATGAAAAGGGAGCGCCTTTTTCCGGGGCAGTAGTAAATTGAAACCACTCACTCCAAGTTCCTTCATTACCCACTCGATAAGCGTAGGTAGTGGCTGGATTTAAATTTCTAAAAGTCACTGAATGATAATTGGCTTTTACACTATCCACCTCAAGAGATTCTGTTATTGCTTCAAAACTCTCCACGCTGTCTAAATAAATCGGTGTGTTTGGAGCAAGAATAATTTGAGCCTTTGAATTAAGAATATCTGATGCCGTTCTCCAGGTTACAGATTGAGATGTCGTGGGTTCCTCTGCCCAAGTCAGAACAATTCTATCAGGGAATTCAGTAGGGAGGAACTTCTGTGCCGAAAGGTTTGAAGAAATGAAGAAAATGAGAAAACTAACAAATAGAAACTTTACAGAATGGGTCATGATGATCTGGTGAATTTAAAAATAAAGAAGAAGCTAAAAGATGGGATTTAAGTGTTTTTCCTGTTAAGGAATTTTTAATTCTTTCTGGAGTAGTTTGAATCTTATTCTTCTCCCTCTTTTAAATTATAATTCACCATCCATCCATTGCCATATTTGTCTTGAAAACTTCCGAAATAAGAACCCCAAAAGGCTTTCTCGTAGGGCATTTCTATTTTCCCTCCTTTAGACAAGCCCTCAAAAAACTTTCTACCTTGTTCTTTGGAATCAGGCATTAAAGAAATATGATTGTGATTTCCCACTTTTAATTGATGCCCCATACTTGGCATAGTATCACTTGCCATGATTTTGAGATCATCGGAAATTTTAAGAGTAACATGCATTACACGTTTTTTCTCTTCTTCCGTCATGTGGTCCATTCCGGGGATCTCACTGAAATAACTTATCCCTCCATCAAACTCTCCTCCTAACACACTTTTATAAAATGTCATAGCTTCCTCAGCTTCTCCGTCAAAATTTAAATAGGGATGGATTTTCATGTTTATTGGGTTTAAGTTATTGATTGATAGTGTCTTCTAATTTCGGTGTTATTACTGATTTTTTGTCAATTCTAAAGCTTAAATAAGACAAAAACAGTCCTACAATGACCACCGAACAAGCCATTATCCAATTGATGTAGGAGATTTGTATGGAAATGATCTGTAAGGAAAGGCCGGCAAGCCATACAAGGTGAGCACTGGTCGTTCGAACAGCTCTTTCTTTGACGGAGTGACTGACGGTGCTTTCATCAATAAGTGGTCTGAAATAATCTTTGTATTGCCAGAGAATGAAAAGATTGAGAAGCATAAGAAAGCCTAATACGATCGGGGTTCCTTTCCAATTTAAAGAAATGGTCACCATCAGGATATTTCCTATCAAGGGAATCATCATGATACTCCCAAGAAGTTTATAGCGGGTAGTTACCATTAGATAACCAATGATGATCTGACTATAAGCGATAAAAACCCCGTAGAGTCCCAAACCATAAGCGGCTAATTCTTCTATCAACCAGACAGGTCCGATCCAGCCAAAAAATTGGTGTTCATAGAATAATTTTGCCATACCTGCTCCCCAAAATGTGAAGCCGAGAAAAATGGAAATCCCTTGAATGAAGTAGAATTTCAGTTTGTCCATAAATTGATTTCGCTGGTAATTAAAATTATCGAATTTTTTTAGAAGAAGAGCAACGAATGGTATTGCCTTGATTTTTAATGTGTTTCTAGCTCCTTTTATTTAGGGTCTTGATTTTTTTTAGATTAATTCTAAATAAGCCTTGTTTAGAATTAGTCTAAGTAATAAGTTTGCGTCATCATTGAAAACAACACCAATATGAATTGCCGATTATTACTCTTTGTAAGCTTGTTCTTCTTGAGTACGATTACAGTTTTTGCACAGTCAGGAAGTATCCAGGGCGTAGTAACTACGTCAGACTTGCAGCCTCTGGAATTTGTAAATGTAGGCTTGAAAGGCTTTGCCAAAGGAAATACTACTGATCGTAAAGGGTTCTATACAATAAAGAATATTGAGCCTGGTACTTACACAGTTTTTGCCTCTTTTGTAGGTGTAGAAAAGCAGGAGAGGACTATTCAGATAAGTGCCGGTGAGACCATAGATTTAGATTTTACTTTGCCAGAAAGCTCCACTGAATTGTCGGAGGTGATCGTGACCGATCTAAGCTCGAATAGATTTTACGCTGACAGTAATTTCACCGTGGCAAAGTTGCCTTTGACAGATTTGGAAAATCCCCAGGTCTATAATTCTATCTCCCGAAAATTATTAAAGGAGCAGGTGGTGACTAACATGAATGATGCATTGAAAAATGCTACTGGTATCACCCGACTTTGGGAATCAACTGGTCGAGGTGGTGATGGTGCTGAATATTACTCTATGAGAGGGTTTTCTGTTCAGCCTACGATGGTAAACGGAATGCCAAGCCTAAATAATGGGGGGTTGGATCCTGCAAATATTGAAACAGTAGATGTAATCAAAGGTCCATCTGGTACTTTGTTTGGAAGTTCTGTTATATCATATGGTGGCTTGATCAACATTACGACCAAAAGACCTTCCGATTTATTTAAAGGAGAGGTTGGCTTTATCACAGGGAATAATGGACTGAATAGAATTTCTGGAGATGTAAACGTTCCTCTGAATGAAAATGCATCCATGAGGGTAAATACGGCCTATCAACAAAACAACACTTTTCAGGATGCAGGAGGTAAAACGTCCTTCTTTGTTGCTCCTTCCTTCAAGCTTCAGGCGAGTGAAAGACTATCATTTTTAATCAATACGGAGTTTTTAAATTCTAATTCCGTCAATGCTCCAATGATATTTTTAAACAGATCTAATCCATTGACTTTTGATTCGATCGAACCATTTGAAAGAAACTATGAGAGATCATTTACAAGTGATGAATTGAGTATCAACAATGATTCTTATGCAATTCAGGCGCAGGCTTTCTACAAAATTTCCAATGCCTGGACTTCTCAGACAGTAGTTTCCAGAAGCTCTACAAAAACAGCAGGATACTACCATTACCTATTTGATGGAAGTGATGGGGATTCATTTTACCGATATATTTCTGATAGAAATGGGCAAACCCTTACCACAGATATCCAACAGAATTTTATAGGTGACTTCTCCATTGGTTCGATGAAAAACAAAATGATTGTGGGACTTGATTTCTACGATCAGGATATCAAAAACAGCAGCACAGGTTGGGTCGGAAATGGCGTGGTGACTCTTTCTGATGGAAATGATACTGGGGTCTTGACTCAAGCAGGTGTAGATGAATTATTGAAAGATACTTTTGAAGGAAATACAACCGCCGCTACTCGAGTATTGAGTGCTTATGTTTCTGATGTGTTGGAATTGACCTCACAGCTTTCTTTAATGGCCAGCGTACGAGTGGATAATTTTAAAAACGAGTCTTGGGGAACCGATACTGAGGAAAATACACAAACTGCAGTATCTCCTAAATTCGGGATTGTATATCAGCCGATAAAAGACAAGGTTTCTGTTTTTGGGAATTATATGAATGGATTTACCAACATTGCCCCGACTACAGTCTCGGATGCAGATGGTACCAATTCAAGGTTTAAAGTTTTTGATCCAGAACGCGCTAACCAGTATGAATTCGGTGTAAAGACCAATTTATTAAGTGATAAGATCACAGCCACAGCAAGTTATTACAATATCAGGGTGAGCAATCGTGTGATGACTGATCCAACGAATGTGAATAATTCCATTCAAGGTGGAGAAGTAGTGAGCAAAGGTTTTGAATTGAGTGTTATAGCAAGTCCAGTGGAGGGATTGAATTTAGTAGCTGGATTTAGTCACAACGATGCTGAGGTAACCAAGGATTATCCTGAAAGTGGTTACTTAGGAGTGAGACCTGAAGAAGCTGGCCCTGAAGATTTGTTCAATTTTTGGGCTAGCTATAATTTCTACGCAGGACCATTAAAAGGCTTTGGTCTTGGCTTTGGAGGAAA
Above is a window of Algoriphagus machipongonensis DNA encoding:
- a CDS encoding translocation/assembly module TamB domain-containing protein, with the protein product MILALILFIRSPWGQGIIVDKAVTFLEDKTGADVEIERLFITFSGNIYLDNFYISDVNGDTLAYSRELEAGIAFVPLIKNGAIHVSNFEWDGLKVRVKRPEESGVYNFQFIIDAFSSGEEEVAETPPEEESPQLDITLSPISLRNFDIQFKDEVLGIEASILLGDFELAIPELDLNKYEFGIGSVLLSDTEIKYIQTKPLAESEETEEESIMPLIKLDELTLNNINLNYENQVDQQQADVFIQAFSIGMPKLDLAQQIVEINEVSLAESSILYHDFSPSPATQENTSASLETEEFAWPDWKVNLSKITLSENNLEYKTVDLPSKKGEFNPEVILLNQLNLEGSDISLDESSAKLLIEKFQLQEGSGFELKDLNLDLEIDQKALSISKFLIETNRSKLNLNSEISYSSIQNLINKPDQSNLALDVNEYSLDLRDGYFFAPELARDTLIQEIARNPLQGELVLSGNLSEIEIPKFIANWGESSASARGNVSNVMNTDSLYFDLPEIHLKSNRETINRFANESDFGIQYPNEIELKAKAKGSLADILADLDLMTDLGNVTLAANYQNTDQIAFDLDLQLNELQLGTILQNPDLDTLSLGLKAKGSGNNINDLNASLSSNFEKLKLYGSDYSGLQLDGELNQGKGDINLNLDSEYLKFDLISFLDLDTTNSIVKLNLDLKGADFQQLGFSAKESRAKLVLDVNFEGNPEDFTVDVSLHDGLVLYEDKTFPIGVTDIQAMIKPDSTSVTLKSKLADGYLKTNTNPSALSQALSNHFLKYLGQEDSTQVALDSSIVMDMDFSIYEDPLLNEFLLQGLEQLDSGRIQLAYFQDSDSLTAKMDFPFIDYAGSEIDSLGLDLISNPESLNLEFGFLSLTSGPLNMDKTLLSGEMKDSRIYFDFSSYEKDSILFHVASDIGLVNDTVSVHLNPENLIFKKTNWSIPASNQVLLSDSYIDFQDFSFTQKSQELTIENNIEGFTDENIAVLFKNFRLSTLTSLLNPEEIIAGGKMEGQLVIENPFGATGLMGELQIDSLKATGVSLGDLSLEASAKSLGNYILALQLRDDGIDLDVNGQFIANESGGEFDMQLDLIQVEMKKIAQLSQGQILDASGYLKGNVTANGTTNDPIYKGEFQFHETSFVPAELSTKYLLSNETITADNQGIYLSQFTVKDADNNTFIVDGSILTNDFTNPEFDLTLLAKNFMVVNSTDKDNELVYGRGTIDADVSIKGDLNLPIVRAKLNVRESTDLSLLIPESQLDIVERDGVVLFVNKENPDDILTGQTEETTTAFSGYDIQAQLTADPKAKFTVIIDPKTGDNLLVSGSANLQMDINPNGRITLSGGYEITEGHYEMSLYNLISKKFIINQGSRIVWNGDPMDASMDIQAIYEVDASASALMATQISGSSQSTQTQYQRRLPFLVYLNVDGELLKPEISFTLDMPENERGAFGGNVYSQVLQINDQEDELNKQVFSLLVLNRFFPSQGSDGSNGGAEAIARNSASQVLSDQMNALSSKLFGDSGFQLGFDVDTYQDYQSGSAQNRTDLNINAQQTLFNDRLVVEVGSQVGLEGSSQDQEQTNSILANVSFEYMLTEDRRWRVRVFRKNQFESIIDGQLIVTGGGLIFNREFNEFNELWNKPEEEEEAPTIEEKKEDDEN
- a CDS encoding purple acid phosphatase family protein, with translation MTHSVKFLFVSFLIFFISSNLSAQKFLPTEFPDRIVLTWAEEPTTSQSVTWRTASDILNSKAQIILAPNTPIYLDSVESFEAITESLEVDSVKANYHSVTFRNLNPATTYAYRVGNEGTWSEWFQFTTAPEKGAPFSFVYFGDAQNNLKSQWSRIIRQAYSNLPKAAFMLHAGDLINRTQSDSEWGEWNYAGSFINAMIPSISTPGNHEYDRDEDGSLVLDYHWQKQFTLPENGPEGFEESVYYIDYSDLRIISLNSQEIVSDEESMEIQRVWLEKVLTENTQKWTVITFHHPIYSSGTGRDNKEFREAFKPIFDKFKVDLVLQGHDHSYGRGRNLSSGVGNQDPESQGPVYVVSVSGPKMYNLTFDKWMDRAASNTQLYQLITIEGNRLSYGAYTAKGDLYDAFDLIKEKGKSKQFIDRADKAIQEAIELTPGSEEKMTPEEMAEYMKTYKGGN
- a CDS encoding ferritin-like domain-containing protein, whose product is MIFLKNIQIDTIEDLRSAIQTAIELEHSTIPPYLTANFTLANTGNDQISNLIGSVVGEEMLHLSIACNLLNAVGGSPALNTPDFVPKYPGHLPGGVDTGLIVPLEKFSLPLIKNVFMSIEEPESPIHIETLSKVEDSMTIGQFYQKIKEKISSLEGEAKKNGKTIFTGKSSHQLTYAKFFPEKLLFPIHDETSAFNAIDIIVDQGEGTSTDPFVDPIDTEEGEPAHYYRFEEIYNGKTLVKDPNTQSGYSYSGDPIPLKEDGIPNMYPNPKMADLPKDSLAYQYSKLFNFTYTCLLNSLHLTFNGQTEQINEAMGLMFSLRLYAGKLLATPYPNDPTYVAGPSFEFVTNEDLSSMEISILNQNS
- a CDS encoding VOC family protein — encoded protein: MKFITDQLITKLSVSDLSKSRDFYEKILGFQLDPKYSIIKAPDEIPYLQMNLACEDGSKIILGLYKDIDAPFNPLPSNGTVPSFLVKDIEATLTLFQKNQVVIDEIEGSYILSNTSDLGYEDKFFFFRDPDYNSLVIRENILKI
- a CDS encoding TonB-dependent receptor, which gives rise to MNCRLLLFVSLFFLSTITVFAQSGSIQGVVTTSDLQPLEFVNVGLKGFAKGNTTDRKGFYTIKNIEPGTYTVFASFVGVEKQERTIQISAGETIDLDFTLPESSTELSEVIVTDLSSNRFYADSNFTVAKLPLTDLENPQVYNSISRKLLKEQVVTNMNDALKNATGITRLWESTGRGGDGAEYYSMRGFSVQPTMVNGMPSLNNGGLDPANIETVDVIKGPSGTLFGSSVISYGGLINITTKRPSDLFKGEVGFITGNNGLNRISGDVNVPLNENASMRVNTAYQQNNTFQDAGGKTSFFVAPSFKLQASERLSFLINTEFLNSNSVNAPMIFLNRSNPLTFDSIEPFERNYERSFTSDELSINNDSYAIQAQAFYKISNAWTSQTVVSRSSTKTAGYYHYLFDGSDGDSFYRYISDRNGQTLTTDIQQNFIGDFSIGSMKNKMIVGLDFYDQDIKNSSTGWVGNGVVTLSDGNDTGVLTQAGVDELLKDTFEGNTTAATRVLSAYVSDVLELTSQLSLMASVRVDNFKNESWGTDTEENTQTAVSPKFGIVYQPIKDKVSVFGNYMNGFTNIAPTTVSDADGTNSRFKVFDPERANQYEFGVKTNLLSDKITATASYYNIRVSNRVMTDPTNVNNSIQGGEVVSKGFELSVIASPVEGLNLVAGFSHNDAEVTKDYPESGYLGVRPEEAGPEDLFNFWASYNFYAGPLKGFGLGFGGNAASEYLTLNRDNIGSFALPSYQVFNASLSYTGSQYFLALKVNNLTDQKYYSGWSTVTPQNLRNVSLSLNYRF
- a CDS encoding VOC family protein, translated to MKIHPYLNFDGEAEEAMTFYKSVLGGEFDGGISYFSEIPGMDHMTEEEKKRVMHVTLKISDDLKIMASDTMPSMGHQLKVGNHNHISLMPDSKEQGRKFFEGLSKGGKIEMPYEKAFWGSYFGSFQDKYGNGWMVNYNLKEGEE